A segment of the Candidatus Cloacimonadota bacterium genome:
CTTTCATCATAAGAACCTATGTTTGACATTATTACTCCTTTTTTATTTTAAATAATAATGAGATCTGCAAAATTGAATATTCTATTAAAATGCATAATTATTGGAGCGTTTTATATTTTAACCTCAACCTCTAACTCCTTCTCCTATCCGTCTGGGCGCCAAGACCGACAAGGAGAAGGAGAACTTATACTTCCTCGCCTTTTAGGAGAGGATTGAGGTGAGGTCAAAAAAAATCCTATTTTGCATAACTCATATTTTAAATAATATAAAAAGAATTACGGATTGCTTAATTTTTTTGAAAGAACTTTTATCATATCTTTTGTCATTGCACGTAAATCGTATTTTGGGTCCCAACCCCATTCTTCACAAGCACAAGAATCATCCATTTTATTGGGCCAGGAATTTGCAATTGCCTGACGAACAGGGTCAATATCGTAATCCATTTTAAATTCTGGAATGTATTTGCGTATTTCTGTAGCGATTTCCTCTGGTTCTAAACTCATAGCAGTAACATTGAAAGCATTACGGTGTTTAAGTTTGGAAGGCTCGGCTTCCATAAGGTCAATCGCAGCTTTAAGACAATCCGGCATATACATCATATCAAGATAAGTTCCCTTTTTAAGAAAACAGGTATATTTCTTATTTTTGATAGCTTCATAGAAAATCTCTACCGCATAATCTGTTGTTCCACCACCGGGTAAAGTTTCATAAGAAATTATGCCTGGATAACGGACTCCTCGTGTATCTACGCCAAATCTTTTGTAATAGTAATCGCAAAGTAGTTCTCCAGCAACTTTGGTTACACCATACATTGTGTTTGGACGTTGAATAGTATCTTGAGGAGTATCATCTTTAGGAGTTGTTGGTCCAAATGCACCGATAGAACTTGGAGTAAAAACCGCACAATTATACTTACGAGCAACTCCTAATACATTATAAAGACCATTGATATTCACATCCCATGCTAATTGTGGTTTTGCTTCTGCAACAGCAGAGAGAATCGCAGCAAGGTGATAAATCGTATCAATCTTATACCTCTTAACTACATCTGCCACGGTAGTTATATCTGCACAATCAATAACCTCAAACGGACCTGAATTCAAAAGATGTTCACTTGGTTTTGTTTTGTGTCCCGCAGCAATAACATTATCATTACCATATCTTCTCCTCAACTCCATTGTTAGTTCCGAACCAATTTGCCCTACAGCACCAGTTACTAAGATTTTCTTCATTCATACTCCTAATTAATAATTTCCCACTAAATTGATATTATAATTTTTCTATCTTTGGGTATGATTACATTCATTTCTATAGTTTTCATTTTTTATCTGTATTACTTGTTAATAAATTCAATAACAATTATTTTTTTGTTGATTTTTATGCTCCTCATTTTTTAGGAAATAATAAATATTTTTTTTATTCGTTTATAAATAATATCAACATTTTCAATGCCTTCTTTGATTCTAATCCAATCAAGTTGAAATCCATAACCATGAAAGAATGCATGTCTGAATTTTCTATATGAAGCCAGAGATGTTGCTAGTGGTTCATCAAATAATAAAGGTAATTCTTTAAATGAAGGTTTCTTAAATCTTTTGAACAATTCAATATGCCAGTTTTCACCTTTTGGTAATTCAATATTATAATATTTACTAATTCTTTTTAATATGTTTTCAATTCCATTATAAAATTGAGAGAGAAATGTACCAGCGGCAGTTTTATCTTTTGTAGAGGGTTCTTTGTTATCAATGTCTTTTAATATAAGCAATAATTCTGAAATTGTAGATTCAATAAAATCTAATTCTATTTCAATCTCTTGTTTCAAATCCTCAAAATTCATATCAGGACTTTACCCTTTTTAATTATATAGTTTGTGAATCTATTGGAAGGAGTTAAAGGAATTAGATCAATTGAAATATTTAATTCATCTTCCATTTTAGAAGCAAGTTCGTACAATTTCCACCCAGCAATTCCATCACAAGCAAGATCAATATCATTTGCTTCGCCACCATTTTCTAAAAAACTACCAAAAAGTATTAATCGTGATACCTTATATTGTTTTGCCAAAATTAAAATCCTGTTAAGTTGTTTTTTTCTATCATTCATATTTTAAAATTTTCTCTGCTATATTGCTATATTCATTTCAGGAAATGACTCAATTATATCCAATGCTTCATGAAATGTTATAATTTTTTTATTCTTCACTTTCATATCCATCATTTTGTAAAATATTATTTACTTTCAAATTCCTCATTGAAAATTGTTAATTTATTTCTCTAAAATCACAACAGCAGTAGCATAATGTTTACTATGTGAAATTGATAACAGGATATTTGCAATTTTTCCCTTCTTAATTACCCTGTTAGATTTATTCTTAAGAATTAGACCTGGCTTACCAAGTTTATCATTTACTATCTCAACATCTTTCCAGCCAAGTCCATTTCTTAAACCTGTTCCAATTGCTTTGAAGAATGCTTCTTTGGCAGCGAATCTACCTGCAAAACATTGTGATTGAACATTTAGATTTTTATTTTTTGAACAATAATCAATTTCTTTTTCTGTAAAAACCATCTTAGAAAACCTACCTTTATGTTTTCCTAATTCAGCTTTAATTCTATCAATCTCAATTATGTCAATACCTATGCCAAAAACCATAATTTATATTTTCAAAATACTATATTATTTCTGTCAAATAATACAAGTATAAAGCAAGATTAAATATTTTTTGTAATCTTCATCTTTAAAGCAGATTTTACTACTCCATATTCATCCCATGGATATTCTTTCGTTCCGAAACACATTGATTTTTCTTGTGCCTTGCCGCAAATGATTACCACATCTCCCTCTTGGGCAGACAGAATCGCATTTGTAATTGCTTCTTTTCTGTCTGGAATTTTGAAGAGATCTATCCCTTCTTGTCTGTTTGCTAGTTTGCATCCACGAGCAATTTCACCAATAATATTTTCCACTGATTCTGTTCTTGGATCTTCTGTGGTGATAAAAATTTTATCAGCTAATTTTCCAGCAACCTTTCCCATTGCCTTTCTTTTATATTTGTCTCTCAAACCCGCACAACCAAAGACAACAATAACATTATTTTCTGCAACATCTCTCGCAACTCCAAGAGCTTTTTCCAGGGCATTTGGGGTGTGGGCAAAATCAATAATTACTTTGAAGTCACTTGTATTATGAGAGATAAATTCCATCCTGCCATTAATTTGTTTGATAGATTCTATCCCTTTTATGATAGATTTTATTGAAATTTTTTGTGAATGTGCCACAGAAATGGCGGCAAGAATATTATAGATATTATACCTGCCGAGTAAACTTGTCGCTATTGAAAAATGTTCATCTGGTGTTTTAACATCAAAGTTCATTTGTAATTTATCAAAATAAATATCACATGCAGAAATATCAGCCTTATTATTTAAGCCATAACTGAGTTTTATATCTGAATTTATATTTTCCAGCAGATTATAAGAAGCATCATCTTTGTTGATAATTGATACTTTGCTCACATTTTGTTTTCTAAAACTATTATATAAGTAATTGAATAGCTTCAACTTAGCACTTTGATATTCATCTAAATTTTTATGATAATCCAGATGCTCGGAAGTTATATTGGTTATTACAGCAATATCAAATTCACACATATCAACGCGATGTTGTGCTAACCCATGAGACGATGCTTCTATTACAACATATTCAGTACCTGCTGATAACATTTTAGCAAGATACTTTTGCATATCAAGTGCATTCGGCGTGGTTGTATGAAATCCTGTATCGTGAATTTTATCCCCGATAACAGCATTTATTGAGGTTATTAATCCGACACGAAATCCAGCAAACTTTAAAATCTGGTAAATAATTGTGGCAGTTGTGGTTTTCCCATCCGTTCCAGTCACTCCAATAACTCGCATTTTTCTGGCAGGATGGTTATAAAAAGCCGCTGAAAGAATTGCTAAAGCTTCGCGTGTATCTGGAACAACAATGCAAGGTATATTTGATTTTGCAATATATTCCACATTTTCAATAAATATTGAAGAGGCCCCATTTTTTATAGCAGAGGGAATAAACTTATTTCCATCAAAATTTTCTCCTTTGATTGCAACGAAAATGTTGCCCTGTTTTATATCTCGCGAATC
Coding sequences within it:
- the acpS gene encoding holo-ACP synthase, coding for MVFGIGIDIIEIDRIKAELGKHKGRFSKMVFTEKEIDYCSKNKNLNVQSQCFAGRFAAKEAFFKAIGTGLRNGLGWKDVEIVNDKLGKPGLILKNKSNRVIKKGKIANILLSISHSKHYATAVVILEK
- a CDS encoding L-threonine 3-dehydrogenase — its product is MKKILVTGAVGQIGSELTMELRRRYGNDNVIAAGHKTKPSEHLLNSGPFEVIDCADITTVADVVKRYKIDTIYHLAAILSAVAEAKPQLAWDVNINGLYNVLGVARKYNCAVFTPSSIGAFGPTTPKDDTPQDTIQRPNTMYGVTKVAGELLCDYYYKRFGVDTRGVRYPGIISYETLPGGGTTDYAVEIFYEAIKNKKYTCFLKKGTYLDMMYMPDCLKAAIDLMEAEPSKLKHRNAFNVTAMSLEPEEIATEIRKYIPEFKMDYDIDPVRQAIANSWPNKMDDSCACEEWGWDPKYDLRAMTKDMIKVLSKKLSNP
- a CDS encoding UDP-N-acetylmuramoyl-L-alanyl-D-glutamate--2,6-diaminopimelate ligase; translation: MKLKNLISALKWYKAYNFDNAENIKISGIAFDSRDIKQGNIFVAIKGENFDGNKFIPSAIKNGASSIFIENVEYIAKSNIPCIVVPDTREALAILSAAFYNHPARKMRVIGVTGTDGKTTTATIIYQILKFAGFRVGLITSINAVIGDKIHDTGFHTTTPNALDMQKYLAKMLSAGTEYVVIEASSHGLAQHRVDMCEFDIAVITNITSEHLDYHKNLDEYQSAKLKLFNYLYNSFRKQNVSKVSIINKDDASYNLLENINSDIKLSYGLNNKADISACDIYFDKLQMNFDVKTPDEHFSIATSLLGRYNIYNILAAISVAHSQKISIKSIIKGIESIKQINGRMEFISHNTSDFKVIIDFAHTPNALEKALGVARDVAENNVIVVFGCAGLRDKYKRKAMGKVAGKLADKIFITTEDPRTESVENIIGEIARGCKLANRQEGIDLFKIPDRKEAITNAILSAQEGDVVIICGKAQEKSMCFGTKEYPWDEYGVVKSALKMKITKNI
- a CDS encoding nucleotidyltransferase domain-containing protein → MNDRKKQLNRILILAKQYKVSRLILFGSFLENGGEANDIDLACDGIAGWKLYELASKMEDELNISIDLIPLTPSNRFTNYIIKKGKVLI